One Mesoaciditoga lauensis cd-1655R = DSM 25116 genomic window, CCATTGACGAATTTCCTATCTTTGGGGGTTCCATAACTTTTTGAAAGCTCCACAGCTTCGTTTATGGTAACCTCGATCGGAATGTTAGGCACGTAAATTAGTTCGTAAGTCCCCAATCTTAGAATACTTTTGGATATACTCGAAAGTCTTTCCAATGACCATCCAATCAATCTTTCAGATATTATCTTGTCTATCTCTTCAACCTTTGAAAAGGTGCCCTCCACAAATTCCATAACTTCTTTTTCAAAGTCCAAAGAAACGCCTTCCATACGACACACCCGGTGCACCGATTCGGAAGGCGCTAAATCTTGAAATTCCATTTGATATATGGCTTTGAAGGCAAGATCTCTTACCAGTCTACGATGAGATCTAGTTGTGTACACTTACTCTTGGTCCTCCGTTTCATCTTCGTTATATTCATCTTCTGAGCGGTTTGGTGTTATAACATCTTCAACCAATACATTCACGGCGATTACTTTAAGCCCAGTTATGTTTTCCACTTCTTGAGTTATCTCTTCCTGGATCTTCTTGGATACTTCCGGGATCTTCTCACCATATTTAACCTTTGTCTTTACCGCAACGGAGATGCTATCTTCATCTTTCCTATCTATCGTTACTTGCTTTCGGTAGTATTTATATTCTTTCGATTTTTGATTTATCTCTTTCCCTTCGAGCTTTGCCAATGTCAGAATGACAACATCGGTTATCACTTGATCTGAGATGTCGATCTTTCCACCCGGTGTCTTTTCAATGTTGTTCATTTCATCTTTTTCTTCCATGCTATCGCCACCTTTCTATAGGTTTTGTGTCACGCTCTTTCTATATATTCCCCACTCCTTGTGTCAACTTTTATTTTTTCACCTTTTTTTACGAAAAAAGGAACCGTTACCTTTAAGCCCGTTTCAAGAACTGCTGGCTTTCCACCGCCAGAAACGGTGTCCCCTTTAAAACTAGGATCTGTTTCCACAACTTCTAAGACAACACTTGCAGGCAACAATATATCTATAACTTTATCTTCATGAAAAACCAAATTCAAGTCCATATTCTCGGTCATGAAATTCAATTCTTCTTCAAATTCATTAATAGGAAGAGCATACTGTTCATAATCGTCTGTAGTCATGAAATGAAGAAAGTGATCATCCTTGTAAAGATATTGGGCGGCCCTTAACGTTAAACTCACTTCTTCAACTTTTTCTCCACTTTTGAACGTCTTATCTTGCACCAATCCAGTCAAAACATCTTTTAATCTTGTTCTCACGACGGCGCTGTGACCTCTACCCATTTTGTGCATTGAGAAATCAACTACTTTGTAAATCTTTCCATCCAACATTATGTGAGTACCTTTTCTTAAACTCGAAACATCTATCACCGATATAACCTCCTCATATTTGTGTGAATTCTTTATTGAAAGACGATAAGCAATCGTATCCATCTGGAGTGAGAAGCACGTCATCTTCAATACGGATGCCGAATTCTCCAGGTATGTAAACGCCCGGTTCGAATGTGACAACTGCATGCGACGGGATCTCTTTTTCGTATCTGGGGCTCAAAAAAGGAGGTTCGTGTACATCCATACCAAGACTATGGCCTAAGCTATGAGTAAAATAACTGCCTAAACCCGCTTCTTCTAAAACGTTTCTTGCAATTGCATCTATTTCCTTACCGATCATGCCAGCTTTGGCGGCCTTCATGGCTGTCATTTGAGCATTCAAAACGGCGTTATAAGCATCTTTTGCTTTTTGTGGAACTTTCCCGATAGCAAACGTTCTTGTCATGTCACTACAATAACCGTTCACGAGGGCTCCAAAATCAACGACCATCATTTCACCATTCTCTATTTTTTTGTCAGAAGCAAGCCCGTGTGGCAAAGCACCTCTGTAACCTGATGCAACGATTGTATCAAAGGAGGGCTTTTGAGCTCCTCCCATTATCATTTCAAATTCCAAAATTGCGGCGAATTCTCTTTCGGTCATTCCAGCATGGAACTTTTCTAACGTTTTGCTCAAAGCGTTTTGGGCTACTTCTATGGCTTTTCTTATGTTTTTTATCTCTTCTTCATCTTTGGAAGCTCTCAATTGCGCCACTTTTTCCTCAACATTCTCGATGTGCGACGCTTTGGAACTCAAGGTTTTATACCATGCATAAAACATCTTCGATTCTTCAATACCTATTTTCTTGCCTTCCACAATCTCGGCAATTTTATCAACGAGGGAAGAATTTCCAACTTTTACCATTTCAAAGTTGGACTCTTGTGACGCTTGCGTATAAAAACGCGAATCAACTATCAAAAACCTTTCTTTTTCTCCTATTACCACTGCTCCTGTATCACCGCTAAACCTGCTAAAATACCTAACGGTTTTGTTCGAACCCTCTGAGCAGATACTTACAAAGTAATCAAGGCCTTTCTCTTTTAAGAACTCTACCATCTTGTCAGATCTTTTCACTGTGCGCTCCTCACCAAAAAGAAAAGATGTGAGAATTCCTCCCTTCTATAACGTTACTTTGATAAAAATTATACCACAATTCTGGCTTTTGTTTTGGGGTAGTGTGTATATAATAAAGGGGTGTGAAGATAAAAAAGTGAAAGGAGGGAAAAGGCTTCCCGTTAGGGAAGCCAACAAAAACAAAAATGATCAACTTGCTTTCAATTATACCAAATGAATTTAAAGATGTCGACGAGTTCTTTGAAAAGTTATGATTACTCACATTGTGCGTCAATGTTACAAAGCATTTCAAAAAGGAATTAAATCTCACCCTCGAAGTACTTGTCAGAGCATATGAGCGTTCCATCTAGAAATTCACAAATATGAGGTTGGGCGGCACAGGATGTGCCGAGAAAGTGAATCTAACAGGATGTTTGTATGCAGCGTGCTTTGTTATGAGCATCTTGTAGGGATATACATTTTCAATTTTCACGGACAGGAATTACGCTTTTAGTGCCAACAGTTCTTCCTTGCTTAGTTTTCCAAGTGCGTATTTGTGTAAGATGCTTTTAAGAAGTTTTATCTTCTCTATTCCCATCGATCCTTTCCACCAATATGCCATAAGTGAGTTGTTCAAAAGCAGTGGATCTACCTTGCCATCTATGAGCTTTTCTTTAATGGCTATTTGCCAATCGATCGATCCAGGAATGAGGGTGTACTCGTTAATAACCGGTTTTACGCCAGCTTCTATTACACGTTTTATATCCATCAAAGCCGATTCGAAGCTTTGGCCTGGAAGCCCTATTATGAGATATGCTCCCACTTCTTTGTCTGTAAAACCGGCTTTCTTCAAAAGCTTTACCGCATTGTAAAAGGCTTCGTTGCTAACCTTGCCCCCCGTTTTCTTTTGAAGTTCGACATCGCTTGTTTCATAACCTATTCTAATGGTTTTAAAATTCTTTTCTTTTAAGAGAAAAGCGGTTTCTTCATCTAATAATTTCGCGTGTATTCCGTTTGGAAGATGGTAATTCACATCATCTGGCAAATTTTTCAGTATTTCTTTAAAGCGCTCTCTTTTAACAAGCAACGCATCATCGTAGAAAGCGATATCCTTTACCCCTCTTGATTTCAGGATTTCTATTTCTTCAAGAACAGATCGCACACTTCTTATTCTGAATCCCTTTTTCCAGGCAATACAATAGGTACACCTGAAAGGACATCCGAATGTCGTATGAACAACAGCGGTTTTCAAAACAGGGTAAAAGGTGTAATCCGGCTTCAAAACTTCAAACCAATCTTTTCCAACAGCATGTTTTATCTTCGTACCAGTGAGCTTTTCTATACTTTCATAAACAGAAGGAATGCCATCACCAACGACAATTTCATCCGCACCGGCTTTCTTTGCATGCCATGGAAGAAGGGTCGGATAATTTCCTCCCAGTATGATAGGAGCATCAAACCTTTTTCTCAAAAGCTTTATCGTTTCGAAAACTCCTCCATACCAATAAGTCATCATGGAAGTGACAAGAATAACATCTGGCTCCATTTTAACAGAATCAAAAATTTCTTCAGGCGCTCCGTATCTTTTCAAATAACGTGGGATTCCATACTCATTCATCAAGCTTTTGATGATTTCGCTGTGAAATTTTCCCGTTCCATACGGGCCCTCATGCTCGTTGTTTCCAGGAAGGTTTCTGTCCAAAAGATCTAAGAGTTCCACATCTATTCCCGCTTCTCTCAAAGCAGAGGCGATGTAAAGCAAGCCTACCGGTTTAAGCCAAAAGTCGTAGGCGGAAACATCGTAAATGTATGGGTTAACGAGAAGAGCTTTCATGCCTTTTCCACTCTTCGTAATAAAATGATATACCCTTCAAGGTGAGATCGGGATCGTACTTTTCTATTCTTTTGGAAATGCCAATAAACATTTTCCCTTCTCCACCAGTAGAGACGACTTTGAACTTTTTGGAAAGCTCTCTTTCGTAAGCGTTTATCAAGCCATCTATGGCGAAAGCCGTACCCAAGAGCGTACCCGATTGAATGTTGGAAGGTGTATCTTTTCCTATTGCAGAGTTTGGAAGTTTCTCTGGAACTGTGGGCAATTTTGCCGCATTTGAAAAAAGTGCTTTCAAAGAAGTTTTCGGCCCAATGAGTATTGAACCTCCCTCATATTTTTCGCTCAATATGTCCAGGGTTACAGCCGTTCCAAAATCAACCACGATGACATCTTTTTCAAATTCCCTCTTAGCGGCAATAACGTTTGCCACTCTATCGGCTCCCATTTCTTGAGGGGTACGAACGTTCCAATCTATCCAGTTCGCACCTTTTGCCGTGACGAAAATAGGTTCTTTATCTAAATATTTTCTCGCAAAATACGTGAAAACGTCATTCACAGAAGGAACCACAGATGCTACGCACAGGTCCTTCACATCTTTAAAAGATCTCTGAGAGAATTCCAAAAAATGGTTGACATGAACCATAAATTCATCTTCAGTCGAAATATGCGAAGTGCCTAGTCGCCACCTTTCAACCACTTTTTTTCCGTTCCAGAGACCTAAGACCGTGTGAGTGTTGCCAACATCAGCTATGAGCAGCATTTTCTACCACCTTTGCGAACAATTCATGAATCCTTGTGTCATCTGAAATTTCAGGATGAAATGAAGAGGCGAATATATTTCCCTTTCTTACCATAACGGGAGATCCTTCGTAAGTTGCAAGTACTTCAACATCTTCTTCAACTTCTACAATTCTCGGTGCGCGAATGAAAATTGCTCTAAAGGGCTTTTTTCCAACGATTGGAATGGGAATCTCAACTTCAAAAGAATCAACTTGCCTGCCGTAGCCATTTCTGTTGACTGAAATGTTTAAAACTTTAAGAGAATCCTGCTCTGGATGGGATACTATCTTGTTGGCCAGGATGATCATTCCCGCACACGTACCATAGACAGGAAATCCGTTTTCTATCCTCTTTTTAAGTTCTTCAAATAAACCGGTTTTCTTCAAAAGCTTTACCATCGTTGTGCTTTCGCCACCGGGAATTATGAGTCCGTTTACCGTATTCAAGTGTTTTAAAGATTTCACCCTTATTGCTGGGACCCCGATTTTCTCAAGCATCGCCATGTGTTCTTCTATATCTCCCTGCATTCCTAAAACGCCTATTTTCATAACAAAGCGGCCATTAAATGGCCTCTCTCCCCTTTCATTCATCTTTTTTATTCATAACATAAAAAAATGGGCATACGAAAAGTATGCCCACCATTTACTACCATCCTCTTTCTTGCAATTTTTCGCTTAAAGTGGCTATTTCCTGGCCCTCCATAGCTTGGCCGATACCTTCGCTTATCCTTACAAGTTCATCAGGATCGTCGTAATGAAGAACGGCTTGAACTATGGCATTTGCCATCTTTGGAGGATTGGAAGACTTGAAAATTCCAGAACCAACGAAGACTCCATCAGCTCCTAAAAGCATCATCAAAGCCGCATCTGCTGGCGTCGCAACACCACCAGCAGCAAAATTGACAACAGGCAACCTTCCTTTTTCTTTAACAAGCCTTACCAATTCCAAAGGAGCTCTTAACTCTTTGGCAAAAGATGACAACTCTTCATCAGCCATGAATTTCAATTTCCTTATAGCATCCATAACTGTCCTCATGTGCTTAACGGCTTCCACGATGTTACCCGTACCTGCTTCTCCTTTTGTTCTTATCATGGCAGCACCTTCGGATATTCTTCTCAAGGCTTCTCCAAGATCTCGTGCACCGCAGACAAAAGGAACTGTGAATTCGTGTTTGTTTATATGGTATTTATCGTCAGCTGGTGTGAGAACTTCACTTTCATCTATAAAGTCAACTCCCAGTGCTTCCAGGATGCGAGCTTCTGCAATATGTCCTATTCTGACCTTTGCCATAACAGGTATAGACACGGCATCCATTATCTTATGGATAAGGCCTACATCTGCCATTCTTGCCACTCCGCCGGCTTTTCTTATATCTGCAGGAACCCTTTCTAGTGCCATGACGGCAACAGCGCCGGCATCCTCAGCTATTTTGGCCTGTTCGGGAGTGGTAACGTCCATTATCACTCCATTTTTAAACATATCGGCGAATCCTTCTTTTACAACCCATGTTCCCTTTTCATTCATTTATACAGTACACCTCCTAATTTGACCTTACCGTCTGAATTGTTTTCTTTTTCAATATTCAACTTTCTCCAGCCGTGATAATTCAAATTTCTTCCTTCCCACTTTAGCACACGGTTTTCCGTTAACTTCGACTATGTCCGCGGTTATATCCACTTTCTCTTTCAAAAGTGAAGAACCAACTCCGTAAGCGTCTACCGGGACATCTAATTTTTCAAAAAGCGCTATCTTTTCAGCGTTAAAGCCCCCTGAAACTATTATCTTTAAATCCTCTAACCCCATCGAATCGAATTCTTTTCTAGCTTTCCACACGAGTTCGGGGCAAACACCAAGCGACATTTCTCCTATCGGCGTGACGGATTTGTCTCGCAAAGTACCGGAAGTATCAAATCTTACACCCCATATCTTGTTTTTTCCAGAACCTATTA contains:
- the nusB gene encoding transcription antitermination factor NusB, with translation MYTTRSHRRLVRDLAFKAIYQMEFQDLAPSESVHRVCRMEGVSLDFEKEVMEFVEGTFSKVEEIDKIISERLIGWSLERLSSISKSILRLGTYELIYVPNIPIEVTINEAVELSKSYGTPKDRKFVNGVLDRIAKNFAPPSKRGL
- a CDS encoding Asp23/Gls24 family envelope stress response protein yields the protein MEEKDEMNNIEKTPGGKIDISDQVITDVVILTLAKLEGKEINQKSKEYKYYRKQVTIDRKDEDSISVAVKTKVKYGEKIPEVSKKIQEEITQEVENITGLKVIAVNVLVEDVITPNRSEDEYNEDETEDQE
- the efp gene encoding elongation factor P; this translates as MIDVSSLRKGTHIMLDGKIYKVVDFSMHKMGRGHSAVVRTRLKDVLTGLVQDKTFKSGEKVEEVSLTLRAAQYLYKDDHFLHFMTTDDYEQYALPINEFEEELNFMTENMDLNLVFHEDKVIDILLPASVVLEVVETDPSFKGDTVSGGGKPAVLETGLKVTVPFFVKKGEKIKVDTRSGEYIERA
- a CDS encoding M24 family metallopeptidase, with protein sequence MKRSDKMVEFLKEKGLDYFVSICSEGSNKTVRYFSRFSGDTGAVVIGEKERFLIVDSRFYTQASQESNFEMVKVGNSSLVDKIAEIVEGKKIGIEESKMFYAWYKTLSSKASHIENVEEKVAQLRASKDEEEIKNIRKAIEVAQNALSKTLEKFHAGMTEREFAAILEFEMIMGGAQKPSFDTIVASGYRGALPHGLASDKKIENGEMMVVDFGALVNGYCSDMTRTFAIGKVPQKAKDAYNAVLNAQMTAMKAAKAGMIGKEIDAIARNVLEEAGLGSYFTHSLGHSLGMDVHEPPFLSPRYEKEIPSHAVVTFEPGVYIPGEFGIRIEDDVLLTPDGYDCLSSFNKEFTQI
- a CDS encoding B12-binding domain-containing radical SAM protein; its protein translation is MKALLVNPYIYDVSAYDFWLKPVGLLYIASALREAGIDVELLDLLDRNLPGNNEHEGPYGTGKFHSEIIKSLMNEYGIPRYLKRYGAPEEIFDSVKMEPDVILVTSMMTYWYGGVFETIKLLRKRFDAPIILGGNYPTLLPWHAKKAGADEIVVGDGIPSVYESIEKLTGTKIKHAVGKDWFEVLKPDYTFYPVLKTAVVHTTFGCPFRCTYCIAWKKGFRIRSVRSVLEEIEILKSRGVKDIAFYDDALLVKRERFKEILKNLPDDVNYHLPNGIHAKLLDEETAFLLKEKNFKTIRIGYETSDVELQKKTGGKVSNEAFYNAVKLLKKAGFTDKEVGAYLIIGLPGQSFESALMDIKRVIEAGVKPVINEYTLIPGSIDWQIAIKEKLIDGKVDPLLLNNSLMAYWWKGSMGIEKIKLLKSILHKYALGKLSKEELLALKA
- a CDS encoding type III pantothenate kinase; this encodes MLLIADVGNTHTVLGLWNGKKVVERWRLGTSHISTEDEFMVHVNHFLEFSQRSFKDVKDLCVASVVPSVNDVFTYFARKYLDKEPIFVTAKGANWIDWNVRTPQEMGADRVANVIAAKREFEKDVIVVDFGTAVTLDILSEKYEGGSILIGPKTSLKALFSNAAKLPTVPEKLPNSAIGKDTPSNIQSGTLLGTAFAIDGLINAYERELSKKFKVVSTGGEGKMFIGISKRIEKYDPDLTLKGISFYYEEWKRHESSSR
- the pdxT gene encoding pyridoxal 5'-phosphate synthase glutaminase subunit PdxT, with amino-acid sequence MKIGVLGMQGDIEEHMAMLEKIGVPAIRVKSLKHLNTVNGLIIPGGESTTMVKLLKKTGLFEELKKRIENGFPVYGTCAGMIILANKIVSHPEQDSLKVLNISVNRNGYGRQVDSFEVEIPIPIVGKKPFRAIFIRAPRIVEVEEDVEVLATYEGSPVMVRKGNIFASSFHPEISDDTRIHELFAKVVENAAHS
- the pdxS gene encoding pyridoxal 5'-phosphate synthase lyase subunit PdxS produces the protein MNEKGTWVVKEGFADMFKNGVIMDVTTPEQAKIAEDAGAVAVMALERVPADIRKAGGVARMADVGLIHKIMDAVSIPVMAKVRIGHIAEARILEALGVDFIDESEVLTPADDKYHINKHEFTVPFVCGARDLGEALRRISEGAAMIRTKGEAGTGNIVEAVKHMRTVMDAIRKLKFMADEELSSFAKELRAPLELVRLVKEKGRLPVVNFAAGGVATPADAALMMLLGADGVFVGSGIFKSSNPPKMANAIVQAVLHYDDPDELVRISEGIGQAMEGQEIATLSEKLQERGW